Genomic window (Cloacibacillus sp. An23):
CGCGGTCTTTATGTCGTAGAGCGCGGTCGCGGTCTCCGTCAGCGCGTTGACGAGCGCGAGACGCGAGTCGGATTCTTCCAGCGACGTGCCGACGTTTTCCTCGTAGCGGCGCACCGCTATGCGGTAGTCCTCGCGCGCCTGTTCGGTCTGGCGCGAGGCGACTTCGAAGCGGCTCAGCGCCGAGGCCATGTTCTGCTCGGCCTGCACTACCTCCATGCGTATCGAGTTTTTCATGTCGTCGAGCTGGAAGAGCAGCTCTTTCGCCTTGGCGCGCGCCTCGCGCGTCTTCGCGCGCGCTTCGCCGCTGTCGTAGAGGTTCCAGTAGAGCCCTATCGCCGCCACCGGCTCGCCGTTGTCGGTCGGGAAGAAGTTGTCTTCCGCAGTTACGTAGGCGACGGTGCCGAGTATCTGCGGCAGCAGTTTGCCCTGCTCGGCGCGCGCCAGCTTCTCGGCCTGCTTGCTGAGCAGCGCGTAGGCCTTGAGCTCCGCGCGCGCGCCGAAGGCGGCTTCGACGTTGTCGCCCTCCGGCATACGGCTGACGAAAGGTTCAAGCTCTTTGACCCCGGCCGGGTCGTCGAGCAGCTGTTTGGCGAAGGCGTCCGGCTCCGCGAGCTCAACCTCGGCCGGGTCCGCGCCGACGGCCCTGCGGAGCGCGGTCATCGCGTTGGCCTCGGCGCTCTTGGCGCGTATCAGGGTAAGTTCCGACTCGGAGACGGAGACTTTCGCGCGCAGCACGTCGCTTTTAGCGACCACGCCGGCGGCGAAGAGCTTCTCGGCGCGGCCCAGATGTTCCTCGGCCAGCCGCAGCGCCTCTTCGGCGACGCGGCGCTGAGCCTGCGCGTCTCTGAACGAATAGTAGGCGCGGCGCGTGGCGTTCTCGACGGACTGTTCCGTCCGCAGCTCCTGGGCCTCGGTAGCGCCGAGCGCGAGCCGTTCGGCCTCTTTCTGGGCCGTTAGCGACCCGCCCGCGTATATGACCTGCGACAGTCCTATCGCGGCGGCGTAGGTGTGCGAGCCGACGGCGTTGATCGACCCTATCCCGGGAATGCCG
Coding sequences:
- a CDS encoding TolC family protein; amino-acid sequence: MEMQKWKILPAMLAAAMFACAPCAAQEAMGEAAVVEEKIEFVEDAALAKLLIAARAENPQIAAAKQRTEAAKASLDAAAAQMGPDLFGGLGAMWQKDGVVMDTGIPGIGSINAVGSHTYAAAIGLSQVIYAGGSLTAQKEAERLALGATEAQELRTEQSVENATRRAYYSFRDAQAQRRVAEEALRLAEEHLGRAEKLFAAGVVAKSDVLRAKVSVSESELTLIRAKSAEANAMTALRRAVGADPAEVELAEPDAFAKQLLDDPAGVKELEPFVSRMPEGDNVEAAFGARAELKAYALLSKQAEKLARAEQGKLLPQILGTVAYVTAEDNFFPTDNGEPVAAIGLYWNLYDSGEARAKTREARAKAKELLFQLDDMKNSIRMEVVQAEQNMASALSRFEVASRQTEQAREDYRIAVRRYEENVGTSLEESDSRLALVNALTETATALYDIKTAEADLIYAIGK